AAAAGTAATTAATGACACCCATAGCACATCTCTTGAAAAAGCTGCAATCCATACCAGGAATATAGATGCAAGTTTTGCCTTTCTTATCTTAAACAAAGATTTTAATTTCAGGCTGTCCTGTGCCTTTTTCTGATCGTTTTCAGAAAAATTAAGTTTTTTTGCAAGAAACACAGCCATCAACAAGCCAGGTATCATGGCAAGTGATGAGAACTTTATTCCTATTTTTTCAATGATTGCAATAAAAAATATAGAACCCATCGCATACCCGGTATTACCGCCAAGAGATATAATGGAATTTCCAAAACCTTTTTTCTTCCCTATATACTGGGCGCCAATAGCGGTGCTCGGGGGGTGAAATGCCGATACGCCAAGATTTCCAATAAATAAAAACAATAGTATTAACAAGTAATTAGGCAGAATAGCTATCAGCGATATAAATAAAGCTGCCGTAAGCAGACCGAAAGTCATATATCTCTTGACCCCGTATCTATCTGACATAATTCCGAAAAAAGGCTGCGTGATGCTGTTGGAAATCTGAGATACTGCCGTAAGCACAGATATCTGAAAAATAGACAGACTGAATTTGGAGGCAAGAAGAGGAATCACTCCTACAATAAAAGCGGGATAAAGATCAATAGTGAAGTGTGAGATAGTAGAAATGAGAATATTTTTGTTTTTTGATTTTGCAATATTGTTTAACATACCTAAAAAATTCTACTAGTTTAAATTTAATTATCAATAAATTTTAAATAATTCCAGCCCTTTCAGATTTTTATTTGTGTATATTTTTTTTATTATTTAATATAATCTTAATGACCATGCTAGGTGGGGAGCTAGCGGTGCCCTGTAACTCACAATCCGCTACAGTGAGGCTGAACTCCGGAGAGTGAGGTTTAGCGGTGATAGGGTTTAGCTGGATTGAAAGTGGCGTTGAAAACCGGGTCTTGTGCGGCAGAGGTTTATGAACCCCGTCAGGTCTGAAAGGAAGCAGCGGTAAGTAAAATTCTCTGGGTGCCACAAGGCAGCCTGGTTGGAGCTAACTGCATTTCGTGCACCTGTTGTCATAAACCGAAGTCCGGTGCATGGTCTTTAAAACAATATGTGATAATTTCTTCAGCAGACATGAGTTATATATCTATTTATCGAAAATATAGACCACAGAGTTTTAGCGAAGTTGTCGGACAGGATGAGATAGTTAAGACTCTTCAGAATTCTATAAAATCAAACAGGCTTTCACATGCATATATTTTCTGCGGCCCAAGAGGGACAGGGAAAACCACAGCTGCCAGAATTTTTGCAAAAGCGGTCAATTGTCTTAACAATGTTGATAAAAACGGAAAAGTAATAAATCCTGAACCCTGTAATGAATGTGTAAACTGCCGGGATATAACAAACGGGATGAGTGTTGACCTGATAGAAATAGATGCTGCATCAAATACCGGAATAGATAATGTCAGAAAACTGATTGAGAATGCGCAGTATCTTCCGAATTTTTTAAGAAAAAAAATATATATTATAGATGAAATACACAATATCGGAGGCGGAACAACAAAAGCAGCATTTCATGCTCTTTTAAAAATACTTGAAGAACCGCCTGAAAATGTAATTTTTGTTCTGGCAACAACTGAGCCCCAGAAAGTTATACCTACAATTTTATCAAGATGTCAGAGATTTGATTTCAAGCCGATCAGCGCGGATGATATCAAAAAAAGACTTAAGATAATTTCAAAGTTGGAAAATATTGAAGTAAGCGATATGGCATTAAATCTTATTTCTAAATATTCCGATGGAAGCCAGAGAGATGCCAATGTTATTCTGGAAAAGATCGCCTCCCTGGATGATGACAAGGTTAAGGTTGAGGATGTGGTAAGTCTTCTGGGTGCCGTAGATCTGGAAATTCTTTTTGAACTGGCGGGAATATTGATTGAATCAAACTCAGAGGAAGCGATTTTCTTTATCAGCAGGCTTGAAAAACTTCATCAGAATCTTGAAGTTTTTGTGGAAAAATTCATAGAACACCTTCAGAATCTTTATTTTGTAAAGAATAATCCCAATGGATTTGATTTTATCAATTCCGGAGAGGAATACAGGGAAAAATATCTCGACCAGAGTCGTCTTGTATCAAACCGGCAGCTTAATGAATTCATACTGATTTTTATGGATCTTTTAAATAAAATCAAATTAGGACAACCTGCATGGATATTATTCAGGTCGGGGATTATAAAAGCCTTAAATATAAAAATTGAGGCAAATGGCGCTGTTACCCAGAAGCTTGAAAATTCAGTCAGGGAACTGAATGAAAGGTTTGACAACTTTAAAGACAGTTTTAAGGATGTATTAAAAATTGCAGCAAGTTCAGGGGCGCAGAGCACAAAAACCGATGATGTAATGACCAAAGCTGTCGCCAGGGAAAATACTGAAAATTCCGGAAATGCAAAAGTTGTACGGGATGAGGAAAAGCCTGCTGCAAAAAAAGCTGAAACGAAACAGAAAACCCACCCGGCTACCGGTTCAGAGATAACAAAAATCGAATGGGAAAAGGTCTTAAATATTATTAAAAACAAAAGCGTTTCCCTTAATTCGCTTTTGTTAGAAGTAAAAAAATATAATACGGATGGCAGCAAAATTATGTTTTATCTGCCTGACATTTATAGCTGGCATAAAGACAAGCTGAACAGTCCTGAAAATAAAGAGCTTGTTAGAAGCTCTCTGAATTCCGTAATGGGAAAAAATTTTCAAATAGAATTTCTTCTGGAAAATCAGGGAAAAGATCTGGTAGATCTGAGAAGAGGAAATCCCTACAAGGAAAGAAATTCCGAAGTCGGAGAAAAATCAGTAATTTTTAAAGGTTCAGAAAAAAGCACGGAGACAAAAAAGGAAGATAAAACCGATAATAAGGAAAAAGAATATGAAGAAACGGCTGAATCTGAAAATGGAATTGATGAAACTTATGGTTATATGGAAAAGAAATTTAAAATCAAGGAGTAAAAAATGGGTTTTAATTACGGTGATTTAATGAAGCAGGCTAAAGCCATGCAGAGACAGCTTGATAAGATACGGGAAGAGATTAAAGGCATGGTTTTTGAAGCTTCATCCGGCGGCGGCGCAGTAAAAGTAAAAGTAGATGGTGAGCAGGTAGTTCGTGAAGTAAAAATCGAAAAAGAAGTCATTGATTCAGATGATATTGAAATGCTTGAAGATTTGGTTCTTGTTGCCATAAATGATGCCATAAATAAATCAAAAGAAGAGTATAAAGCAAAAATGAGTTCCATTACCGGCGGCATTAATATGCCTGGCATGTTTTAGGATAAAATGAGCAGAAATAAAATAAGTGCAGTTGAAAATCTAATTGATGAGTTCAGGAAATTACCAGGCATAGGTCCGAAGTCAGCAAAAAGAATTGTTTATTTTTTATTAAAAAAATCCGGCGAAGATATTGAAAATTTTTCCAGAGCCCTGACAGATCTAAAAGATAAAGTAAAATTCTGCAGTGAATGCTTTAATATTTCTGAAGATGACAGATGTCCGATTTGCTCCGATTTGAGCAGAAATACAAAAATCATCTGTATCGTAGAAAAAATAAGCGATGTTGCGGTAATAGAAGAAACCGGCCAGTTTGCGGGAATCTATCATGTTCTTGGAGGTCTGCTTTCTCCAATAGAAAATATCGGACCCGAAGAAATAAG
The sequence above is drawn from the Actinomycetota bacterium genome and encodes:
- a CDS encoding MFS transporter, with translation MLNNIAKSKNKNILISTISHFTIDLYPAFIVGVIPLLASKFSLSIFQISVLTAVSQISNSITQPFFGIMSDRYGVKRYMTFGLLTAALFISLIAILPNYLLILLFLFIGNLGVSAFHPPSTAIGAQYIGKKKGFGNSIISLGGNTGYAMGSIFFIAIIEKIGIKFSSLAMIPGLLMAVFLAKKLNFSENDQKKAQDSLKLKSLFKIRKAKLASIFLVWIAAFSRDVLWVSLITFLPLYFTKNNISLFNTSVIIMLFGLVGGLGGVFASYFSDRLKRHVLIQIAYLMVIPLVFLIFKTPVIIGTVLFIVSGFFLISSMPLCISISHDLFPKNLSLASSIVMGLSSGLAGITGMLMGRIADNIGIQKTLYIILILLFISLIAMFFVPVVGKKLK
- the dnaX gene encoding DNA polymerase III subunit gamma/tau — its product is MSYISIYRKYRPQSFSEVVGQDEIVKTLQNSIKSNRLSHAYIFCGPRGTGKTTAARIFAKAVNCLNNVDKNGKVINPEPCNECVNCRDITNGMSVDLIEIDAASNTGIDNVRKLIENAQYLPNFLRKKIYIIDEIHNIGGGTTKAAFHALLKILEEPPENVIFVLATTEPQKVIPTILSRCQRFDFKPISADDIKKRLKIISKLENIEVSDMALNLISKYSDGSQRDANVILEKIASLDDDKVKVEDVVSLLGAVDLEILFELAGILIESNSEEAIFFISRLEKLHQNLEVFVEKFIEHLQNLYFVKNNPNGFDFINSGEEYREKYLDQSRLVSNRQLNEFILIFMDLLNKIKLGQPAWILFRSGIIKALNIKIEANGAVTQKLENSVRELNERFDNFKDSFKDVLKIAASSGAQSTKTDDVMTKAVARENTENSGNAKVVRDEEKPAAKKAETKQKTHPATGSEITKIEWEKVLNIIKNKSVSLNSLLLEVKKYNTDGSKIMFYLPDIYSWHKDKLNSPENKELVRSSLNSVMGKNFQIEFLLENQGKDLVDLRRGNPYKERNSEVGEKSVIFKGSEKSTETKKEDKTDNKEKEYEETAESENGIDETYGYMEKKFKIKE
- a CDS encoding YbaB/EbfC family nucleoid-associated protein; this encodes MGFNYGDLMKQAKAMQRQLDKIREEIKGMVFEASSGGGAVKVKVDGEQVVREVKIEKEVIDSDDIEMLEDLVLVAINDAINKSKEEYKAKMSSITGGINMPGMF
- the recR gene encoding recombination protein RecR; the protein is MSRNKISAVENLIDEFRKLPGIGPKSAKRIVYFLLKKSGEDIENFSRALTDLKDKVKFCSECFNISEDDRCPICSDLSRNTKIICIVEKISDVAVIEETGQFAGIYHVLGGLLSPIENIGPEEIRIPKLIERIKTFGIKEVVLALNPTVEGDSTATYMNKVLKQFDLKITKLASGLPVGGDIEYADQVTLGRALMGRTEL